In Spinacia oleracea cultivar Varoflay chromosome 5, BTI_SOV_V1, whole genome shotgun sequence, a single window of DNA contains:
- the LOC110787105 gene encoding heavy metal-associated isoprenylated plant protein 7: MGEAEDKKESNGGGGDGSTEENKEKDEPIVIKVDMHCHCEACAKKIFRSIRSYQGVEEVAVDRKTNMVVVKGKTAEPLKLCHRIRHKTGRNAQLLSPLPPKPAEEEKPKEDDNNKDIKDEPPQKDQPPPVVRVVLGVHMHCEACAQLLRKRIRKIKGVESVETDVGKGEVIVKGVIGDPEVLVKYVHKKTRKQVSIIKEDHVEQDKKQDATTTTSSSELENDKKEEKENKDDNNNDNTIIDENAKMMMMMTGEINSSNDYYWPSARIDYHHHHHNHDNNNLNYQPPQMFSDENPNACSIM; the protein is encoded by the exons ATGGGAGAG GCGGAGGATAAGAAAGAGAGTAATGGTGGAGGAGGAGATGGTAGTACTGAAGAGAATAAGGAAAAGGATGAGCCAATTGTAATCAAAGTTGATATGCATTGTCATTGTGAGGCTTGTGCCAAGAAGATTTTTAGATCCATTCGCTCTTATCAAG GGGTGGAAGAGGTAGCAGTGGACAGGAAGACGAACATGGTTGTGGTGAAAGGGAAGACGGCGGAGCCTTTGAAATTATGCCACCGAATTCGACACAAAACAGGCCGAAATGCACAATTACTGTCTCCCTTGCCTCCTAAGCCTGCCGAGGAGGAGAAACCCAAAGAGGATGACAACAACAAGGATATAAAGGATGAGCCACCACAGAAAGATCAA CCACCTCCCGTTGTAAGAGTGGTGCTAGGAGTTCATATGCATTGCGAAGCCTGTGCGCAGCTTCTACGGAAGCGCATTCGAAAGATCAAAG GAGTAGAGTCCGTAGAAACAGATGTAGGCAAAGGTGAAGTAATAGTGAAGGGCGTGATTGGAGACCCAGAAGTATTGGTGAAGTATGTGCACAAGAAGACAAGGAAGCAAGTGTCTATTATCAAGGAAGATCATGTTGAACAAGATAAAAAACAAGATGCCACGACCACGACTAGCAGCAGTGAACTAGAGAATGataagaaagaagaaaaagaaaacaagGATGACAATAACAATGATAATACAATTATTGATGAGAATGctaagatgatgatgatgatgacgggTGAAATCAACAGTTCCAACGATTATTATTGGCCATCAGCAAGGATagattatcatcatcatcatcataatcaTGATAATAATAATCTCAATTATCAGCCTCCTCAAATGTTTAGCGATGAGAACCCAAATGCTTGCTCTATTATGTAA